One window of Solwaraspora sp. WMMA2056 genomic DNA carries:
- a CDS encoding NAD-dependent epimerase/dehydratase family protein: protein MRILLTGAAGFIGSHIADLLADDGHDVLAVDALLPQAHDGEPPEWTSRHDLVRGDVRDGELLDRLLTGVDAVCHQAAMVGHGLDPSDAPGYAGHNDYGTAVLLAAMHRARVTRLVLASSMVVYGEGRYTCARHGIVRPQPRRPADLAAGRYDPGCPHCGDALSWATVPEDAPLEPRSTYAATKLAQEHLAAAWARQTGGGCWALRYHNVYGPRMPRDTPYAGVASIFRSALADGRPPQVLEDGRQQRDFVHVADVARINVRALVAEPPVGDLVPLNVCSGEPRTVGELAGTLATAMGGPAPVVVGGARAADVRHVVADPRRATELLGFTASVRFADGVAAFATDPLRAPAVGVG, encoded by the coding sequence CACATCGCCGACCTGCTGGCCGACGACGGGCACGACGTGCTGGCGGTGGACGCGCTGCTGCCGCAGGCCCACGATGGCGAGCCTCCCGAGTGGACCAGCCGGCACGACCTGGTGCGGGGCGACGTCCGCGACGGCGAGCTGCTCGACCGGCTGCTGACCGGCGTGGACGCCGTCTGCCACCAGGCGGCGATGGTGGGCCACGGCCTCGACCCGTCGGACGCGCCGGGCTATGCGGGCCACAACGACTACGGCACCGCCGTCCTGCTCGCCGCGATGCACCGGGCCCGGGTGACCCGGCTGGTGCTGGCCAGTTCGATGGTCGTGTACGGCGAGGGCCGGTACACCTGCGCCCGGCACGGCATCGTACGGCCGCAGCCACGCCGCCCGGCGGACCTGGCCGCCGGCCGGTACGACCCGGGCTGCCCACACTGCGGCGACGCGTTGTCGTGGGCGACGGTCCCGGAGGACGCCCCGCTGGAGCCGCGCAGCACGTACGCGGCGACGAAGCTCGCCCAGGAGCACCTGGCGGCGGCGTGGGCCCGTCAGACCGGCGGCGGCTGCTGGGCGCTGCGCTACCACAACGTGTACGGCCCTCGGATGCCGCGCGACACCCCGTACGCCGGGGTGGCCTCGATCTTCCGGTCGGCGCTGGCTGACGGCCGGCCGCCACAGGTGTTGGAGGACGGTCGGCAGCAGCGTGACTTCGTCCACGTCGCCGACGTCGCGCGGATCAACGTCCGAGCGTTGGTCGCCGAGCCGCCGGTGGGCGACCTGGTGCCGTTGAACGTCTGCTCCGGCGAGCCACGGACCGTCGGCGAACTGGCCGGGACGCTGGCGACCGCGATGGGCGGACCCGCACCGGTGGTCGTCGGCGGCGCGCGGGCGGCCGACGTACGGCACGTGGTGGCTGATCCCCGCCGGGCCACCGAGCTGCTCGGCTTCACCGCGAGCGTCCGGTTCGCCGACGGGGTGGCGGCGTTCGCCACCGATCCGCTGCGGGCACCGGCGGTCGGCGTCGGCTGA